CATGGCAGCATTGGCTGTAGGCATTAAGCTGCTCCTCGCGGCGTCCGGCTCGTTTCCGAATCCACCGTCCTCGTTCTGACAGGATAATAGGTAGCTGACGGCTTTTCTGATGGCTGGATCCTCCCCTCCCAGGGGGAAGTCCTGGGAAGCTCCCGCCCCGGCCAAGAAGAGGATGAGGATGAGGCCGAGCCCGAAAATTCTCAATTCCAGCCTCCCGGGGAGGATAGATCTGTATCCCTGATGCTTCAACTCCTTCACCCAAATTAAATTGATTAAATTCAACTTAATTTGAGCAAGAATAGTTTATCTTAGTTAAACTTTATTGTCTTAAATCGCAAAAACGAGGTATCAGCCGAATTGATCTCCAATGCCTCCGACCCGTCAGACCCGGTGGCTGCCGTCGCATAGCGGCTTCTTCGCCGATCGGCCGCACCTGCAGAGGGCGAACTGCCCCTCCTCGGCGATCAGTCGGCCGTCTTCTCCGAAGAGGGAGCACCTCCCCTTAACCAGGAGGGGGCCGTCCTTCACCACCCTGATCTCCGCGGCCGGGGCCCCTCCCGGGCCTTTAGCCCTTCCGATGTCGTCGTTTCTCCTGTAGGATAGGGCCCCCGAGGGGCATCGGTCGATGGCGGCCATGATCTCGTCGGAGGTGGCCCCCTCCATATCCACCCAGGGGCTCTTCTGGGGGTTGAAGACCCCCGGCAGGCCTCTGAGGCACTCCGCCGCATGGATGCACCTCTCCGGGTCCCAGAAGACGGTGATCTCGCCGTTTGTGTACTCCTTCACGATCCAGCACCACCATAGCTTTTCTCATTATGATATGGTCGGGGATCTCCCTAAAGCTTATCCTCCGGCCGTCTTCATCCCCCTCGGCCCAGGGCTGCGGCGAAGGGCACTCCTGGCAAGCAGTATCCGAACCGCCGGTCCATAAGGGCTGACGGAGATTTTTTATAGTTATCTCATCTATTTAACATCTGATAGTCATGAAGGTAATATCTCATCGAATATCGGCCTTCGCCCTGATCGTCGCCCTCCTCTGCACCGCAGCGGCTGCCGAGGAAGGGGCGGTAGAGGGCGGAAAGGAGCTTTTGAGGATCTCGACCACCACCAGCCTCTACGACACCCTCCTCCTGGACGAGATGGAGGACATCTTCGAGGAGATGTACAACGTCGACGTCCGGACCGTCTCCGGAGGGACGGGGATAGCCATCGAGCGGGCCGTCAAGGGCGACGCCGACCTGATCCTCGTCCACGACGTGGAGAGGGAGAGAAAGTTCATCGAGGATGGTTACGGTCTCTCCCGGACCTGCTTCGCCTACAACTACTTCATCATCGTAGGCCCCGAGGATGACCCCGCCGGGATCACCGGACTGAACGCCTCCGATGCGATGAGGGCGATCATGCTCCACGGCGTGGAGAACCCCGGCGAGGTCAAGTTCGTATCTCGAGGCGACGACTCCGGGACCCACGCCCGGGAGAAGCTCCTCTGGGATAGAGCTGGCCTCGACTACGCAGAGATCGCAACTTCTGGCAACTGGTACGTCGAGGCAGGGCAGGGGATGGGCCCGACCCTGATGATGGCCGACGAGATGGAGGGCTACACCCTCTGCGACACCTCCACCTTCGCCGCCTTCAGGAGAGACCTCGACCTCGTACCCCTGATCGAGAGCGATGAGTTCCTGATCAACGTCTACGCCGCCGTACCCGTCAGCCCCGCCGTCTACCCCGATACAAACTGCGAGATGGCAAGGAACTTCATCAACTTCCTCGTCTCCGCCGAGGGGCAGGACCTGATCGCCGAGTACGGTAAGGAGACGATCGGAAAGCCTCTCTTCAACCCCGCCAGAGGCAACTGCGATCTCATAGGATGCTCCGGCGACGAGTGCCTGGTTCCCCTAGCCGAGGACGTCTGCAGCAGGGCCTCGGCGTAACCGCCTTATTCGCGGAAGGAGTCCCTGGACTAAATAAGAGTACAGGTGAGCCCTTTGGATGAGATTGCGGCGGGTCTGGCGAAGGCGGTGGAGCTGATCCTCGCCCTCGATCCGGTTGTGGTGGAGATAACGGCCAGGTCCCTGGCCATAGCCATAACCTCGACCGCCATCGCCGCCGCCATCGCCGTCCCCATCGGCGGCCTCATCCATTTTCATAATTTTTTCGGTAAGAGGGCCGTCATCAACCTCATCCAGACCCTCTACAGCCTCCCGACGGTGACCGTCGGCCTCGTCGTCTTCCTCCTCCTCTCGCGGTCCGGCCCCTTCGGCAGCCTCGGCCTCCTCTTCACCCCCGCAGGGATGGTAGTAGGCCAGACGGTCCTCATAACGCCGATCATGATAGGTCTGACCATCGCCGCCCTCAGCGGCGTAGGCCCCGCCGTCCGGGATACGGCCTTATCCCTGGGGGCCTCGAGGTATCAGGCGATCCTCACCATCATGGGAGAGGCGAAGGCCGCCATGATGGCGGCGGTCCTCCTCGGATTCGGCCGGGCCCTCTCGGAGGTGGGGGTGGCGATGATGATCGGCGGCAACATCCGGGGTCACACCAGGGTTCTGACCACGGCCATCGCCCTGGAGACATCCCGGGGGGAGATCGAGCTCTCCATGGCCCTGGGGATCATCCTCGTCTCCATATCCCTCCTGGTGAACCTCCTCGTCAACAGGGCCCAGGGGAACTGGTGGGCATGATCGAGGCGGTGGGGGTCACGGCTATGCGGGGAGGGGCGGAGATCCTGAGGGGCGTATCTCTGAGGGCCGACCGGGGGGAGGTCCTCGCCGTCATCGGGCCCACCGGAGCGGGGAAGACTACCCTCCTGCGGATCCTGGACCTCCTCGACCCCCCCGACGGGGGGAGGGTCCTATTCGATGGCGTCGACGTGACCGAGGACGAGGGGGCGAGGTCTGCTGCCAGGAGGCGGATGGCGATGGTCTTCCAGAAGCCGACGATCTTCAATCTATCTGTCGAGAAGAACGTCGCATACGGCCTTTCGATGAGGGGCATCACCGGAGCCGCTGCCCGGGATAGGGTGAGGGGAGCCCTCCGGGACGTGGGGCTCGCCGGTTACGAGGACCGGAGGCCCTCCAGCCTCTCGGGGGGGGAGGGCCAGCGGGTCGCCCTGGCGAGGGCGCTGGTCACAGAGCCGGAGCTCCTCCTCCTGGACGAGGCGACGGCGAACCTCGACCCCCGGACGGCGGAGAAGATCGAGGAGCTGATCGAAGGGGCGGTCCTCCGGAAGATAGCGGTGGTTATGGCGACCCACGACCTCGACCAGGCGAGGCGGCTCGCCGACAGGGTCGCCGTCCTGATGGGCGGAAGCCTCGTCGCCCTCGGCTCCCCCCAGGAGATCTTCGAGGCCCCGGGGTCGGAGGAGGTGGCCCGCTTCGTCCGGAGGAGGTCTGGATGGTGACGGCTCTCCCTCATCCGAGGTATCTCCTTTTTAACCTCAAGCCCTTATAAGCCGAATACTAAAGACGGGAGGATGAGGATCTCTTGGCGAATCCAGAACAGCTCTCGGCCCTCCTGCAGGGGCCCGAGGCCTGGAACCGGTGGCGGGCCGCAAACCCTCAGATGAGGGCTGACTTTCGGGGCGCCGACTTCAGCGGTATGAACCTATCGGGCGCCGACCTCCAGGGCTCAAACCTCATGGGCGCCTCCCTCAGGGGGGCGGACCTCTCGGGGGTCGACCTCGGAAGGTCAAAGCTCGTATCCGCCGACCTCCGATCCGCAAATTTGTCAGGAGCCGACCTCTCCGGGGCCAAGTTCTCGGGGGCGGACCTCGCGGGGGCGGACCTTCGGGAGGCGAGGCTCGTCGGGGCGGAGCTCTCCGGCGCCGACCTCAGATCCCTGGCCATGGCCGGGGCCGACCTCCGGGGCGCCACCCTGACCAGGGCCGATCTATCCGGCGCCGACCTCCGGGGTGCAAAGCTCATAGAGGCCGACCTCCGGGGGGCGAAGCTCCGGGGGGCGGACCTCGCGGGGGCAGACCTCGCCGGGGCAAAGCTCGTCCGCTCGAAGCTCTCCGGTGCAGTTCTCAGGGGCTCATCCCTCGTAGGGGCCGACCTCTGCGGAGCGGACCTATCCGGCGCCGACCTATCTCGAGCCGACTTCAGGTCCGCGAAGCTGGAGGGGGCGATCCTGGAAGGGGTCCGGGGAATGGATATGGGGATATAGCATAATTCGGCCAACGCCGCCTCAGCTAAGGGCCAAGTCGGCGGAGATCATCGTCTTGCCGGGCGACGACGGCCTCTCTCTCCCCTCTCGGCCCGGGCATCGGAAGAGAAGGAAAGACATATAAATTTCACAGTCCAATAAAAAGCTCAGAGCATGACCACGATGAACCGGTTCTACTGGATGGCAGGGGCGATCCTGATCGCCGCGGTGGCGGGGGTCTTTTACGTCACCCAGAACTTCATCACCACCATCCTCCTGAGCTTCTTCTTCGCCTACGTCCTCCATCCCTTCCACCTCCGCCTCTACGCCCTCACCAGAAGAAGGAGGGTCTCTGCCCTTTTATCGATATCCATAGTCTTCCTGATCTTCCTCGTCTTCGTCCTGAGCGTCATCAACGCCCTGACGACGGAGGTGCTCGAGCTCTCCAAGAACCAGGATTACTTCGACGAGGCGGCGAGCAAGTTCGCAGACCAGACCGCAGGGGACTTCTTCGACTGGACGAGGGGCCTTGCGGTGGAGCGAT
The sequence above is drawn from the Methanothrix harundinacea 6Ac genome and encodes:
- a CDS encoding pentapeptide repeat-containing protein, with translation MANPEQLSALLQGPEAWNRWRAANPQMRADFRGADFSGMNLSGADLQGSNLMGASLRGADLSGVDLGRSKLVSADLRSANLSGADLSGAKFSGADLAGADLREARLVGAELSGADLRSLAMAGADLRGATLTRADLSGADLRGAKLIEADLRGAKLRGADLAGADLAGAKLVRSKLSGAVLRGSSLVGADLCGADLSGADLSRADFRSAKLEGAILEGVRGMDMGI
- a CDS encoding (4Fe-4S)-binding protein translates to MKEYTNGEITVFWDPERCIHAAECLRGLPGVFNPQKSPWVDMEGATSDEIMAAIDRCPSGALSYRRNDDIGRAKGPGGAPAAEIRVVKDGPLLVKGRCSLFGEDGRLIAEEGQFALCRCGRSAKKPLCDGSHRV
- a CDS encoding substrate-binding domain-containing protein — encoded protein: MKVISHRISAFALIVALLCTAAAAEEGAVEGGKELLRISTTTSLYDTLLLDEMEDIFEEMYNVDVRTVSGGTGIAIERAVKGDADLILVHDVERERKFIEDGYGLSRTCFAYNYFIIVGPEDDPAGITGLNASDAMRAIMLHGVENPGEVKFVSRGDDSGTHAREKLLWDRAGLDYAEIATSGNWYVEAGQGMGPTLMMADEMEGYTLCDTSTFAAFRRDLDLVPLIESDEFLINVYAAVPVSPAVYPDTNCEMARNFINFLVSAEGQDLIAEYGKETIGKPLFNPARGNCDLIGCSGDECLVPLAEDVCSRASA
- a CDS encoding ABC transporter ATP-binding protein — protein: MIEAVGVTAMRGGAEILRGVSLRADRGEVLAVIGPTGAGKTTLLRILDLLDPPDGGRVLFDGVDVTEDEGARSAARRRMAMVFQKPTIFNLSVEKNVAYGLSMRGITGAAARDRVRGALRDVGLAGYEDRRPSSLSGGEGQRVALARALVTEPELLLLDEATANLDPRTAEKIEELIEGAVLRKIAVVMATHDLDQARRLADRVAVLMGGSLVALGSPQEIFEAPGSEEVARFVRRRSGW
- a CDS encoding ABC transporter permease codes for the protein MDEIAAGLAKAVELILALDPVVVEITARSLAIAITSTAIAAAIAVPIGGLIHFHNFFGKRAVINLIQTLYSLPTVTVGLVVFLLLSRSGPFGSLGLLFTPAGMVVGQTVLITPIMIGLTIAALSGVGPAVRDTALSLGASRYQAILTIMGEAKAAMMAAVLLGFGRALSEVGVAMMIGGNIRGHTRVLTTAIALETSRGEIELSMALGIILVSISLLVNLLVNRAQGNWWA